The genomic region AACCACTCTGCCACCTCTCCTGTAGGCGCCACTGAGAGGCTGCGGCCCCTCCCGCAAGCGGGAGAGGCGAACGAGCGCCGCGGCAATCGATCCCCCTAGCGGCATTCCCGCCCTAATACAACGGCTCCTCGTACACCCCCTTGCCATCGAGCAGCAGGCGCTTGATCGCGGCGCGGCCTGAGGGCAGCACGGCGGCGACGATGCGCAGCTTCTGCTGGTTGCGGGCCTGTTCGAGCGTCCTGCCCTCGCCTTCGGGCACGAAATAGCTTTCGAGACCGTATTTGATCGTCAGCTTGTCGCAGAAGGCGGGGCTGGTCGTGCCGCAGGTGTAACTGACGCGGCCGCGGATCAGGATTTCGGGTGAGGCGACAGCAACGGGCTCGGCATGCACCGAGACGGCCTCGTAAAGCCCGCTGGCGTTGGGCGCGAGCTTGACGAACACGACCGGGTTGCGCGTCCCGGACGGCTTGCCGGTGAGCGGCCCCGCCGGCAGCTGCGAGATGTCGTAGCGGAGCACGACATAATCGCCGCGCAGGAGATCGCGGGGATCGACGGGCTGGGTCTGCAAGGTGACCTCGACGCCTTCGCGCAGGATCTGCATGCGATCGGCGACCATCAGGACCAGCAGCGCGCACTGGATCAGGATGGCGGCACAAAACAGCACGGCTTTCGGGATGCGCCGCCACAACGCGGCCAGGGGTGCGATCATCCCGTTCATCGCGCGGCCCTCGGCAGCATGCGATTGAGCGCGGTCGCAAAGGCGACGGCGGCGACGCCCGCCGCGCCGAGGAATGCCGAGCGGCGCAGCAGCGATCCCTTCACCGCCCAGGTGATGCCGGCGATCACCCCGGCAATCCCGAGCCAGCCCGCGACGATACGCGGACGCACGTCATCGAGCATGCCGGAGACGACGAGACACAGCATAGCCGAGAGCAGCGCGGCATAAGCGAGCCAGGATTCGCCGGCCATGGATGCCGGCCAGACCGGCGCCGCGAGCAGGACCAGGGCGATCGCAGCTGCTGCAAGCAGCTCTCCCGCGCGCCTGGTGATGGCAGCCGAGGCCAGCGCAAGGATCACGCCGGCAATTCCGCACGCGATCGCCCAAAGCGGCTGGCCCGCACCAGACCCGTCGCGGAAGCGGACGAGATCGTCGACCGTCGTCACCTCCAGGAATGCGGCAACGGCCAGTGAAAACGCGCCGTAAACCGACAAAACGCTGCCGAGCCGGAGCGCTCGCGGCGACG from Bradyrhizobium sp. CB1015 harbors:
- a CDS encoding GDYXXLXY domain-containing protein, whose protein sequence is MNGMIAPLAALWRRIPKAVLFCAAILIQCALLVLMVADRMQILREGVEVTLQTQPVDPRDLLRGDYVVLRYDISQLPAGPLTGKPSGTRNPVVFVKLAPNASGLYEAVSVHAEPVAVASPEILIRGRVSYTCGTTSPAFCDKLTIKYGLESYFVPEGEGRTLEQARNQQKLRIVAAVLPSGRAAIKRLLLDGKGVYEEPLY